In a genomic window of Nomascus leucogenys isolate Asia chromosome 4, Asia_NLE_v1, whole genome shotgun sequence:
- the LOC100596916 gene encoding olfactory receptor 5A2 has product MAVGRNNTIVTKFILLGLSDHPQMKIFLFVLFLGLYLLTLAWNLSLIALIKMDSHLHTPMYFFLSNVSFLDICYVSSTAPKILSDIITEQKTISFVGCATQYFVFCGMGLTECFLLAAMACDRYAAICNSLLYTVLISHTLCLKMAVGAYVGGFLSSFIETYSVYQHDFCGPNMINHCFCDLPPVLDLSCSDTFTSEVVTFIVSVVVGIVSVLVVLISYGYIVAAVVKISSATGRTRAFSTCASHLTAVTLFYGSGFFRYMRPSSNYSLNRDKVVTIFYALVIPTVNPIIYSFRNKEIKNAMRKAMERDPGISHGGPFIFMTLD; this is encoded by the coding sequence ATGGCTGTAGGAAGAAACAACACAATTGTGACAAAATTCATCCTCCTGGGACTTTCAGACCATCCTCaaatgaagattttcctttttgtgttaTTTCTGGGGCTCTACCTCCTGACGTTGGCCTGGAACTTAAGCCTCATTGCCCTCATTAAGATGGACTCTCACCTGCACACGCCCATGTACTTCTTCCTCAGTAACGTGTCCTTCCTGGACATCTGCTATGTGTCCTCCACTGCCCCCAAGATACTGTCTGACATCATCACAGAGCAGAAAACCATTTCCTTTGTTGGTTGTGCCACTCAGTACTTTGTCTTCTGTGGGATGGGGCTGACTGAATGCTTTCTCCTGGCAGCTATGGCCTGTGACCGGTATGCTGCAATCTGCAACTCCTTGCTTTACACAGTCCTCATATCCCACACACTTTGTTTAAAGATGGCGGTTGGCGCCTATGTGGGTGGATTCCTCAGTTCTTTCATTGAAACATACTCTGTCTATCAGCATGATTTCTGTGGGCCCAATATGATCAACCACTGTTTCTGTGACCTCCCTCCAGTCCTGGATCTGTCCTGCTCTGATACCTTCACCAGTGAGGTGGTGACCTTCATAGTCAGTGTTGTCGTTGGAATAGTGTCTGTGCTAGTGGTCCTCATCTCTTATGGTTacattgttgctgctgttgtgaAGATCAGCTCAGCTACAGGTAGGACAAGGGCCTTCAGCACTTGTGCCTCTCACCTAACTGCTGTGACCCTCTTCTATGGTTCTGGATTCTTCAGGTACATGCGACCCAGTTCCAACTACTCCCTAAACAGGGACAAGGTGGTGACCATATTCTATGCCTTGGTGATCCCCACGGTGAATCCCATCATCTACAGTTTTAGGAATAAGGAGATTAAAAATGCCATGAGGAAAGCCATGGAAAGGGACCCCGGGATTTCTCATGGTGGACCATTCATTTTTATGACCCTGGACTAA